The proteins below come from a single Deinococcus budaensis genomic window:
- a CDS encoding PAS domain-containing protein: MPSPSDPPPAPFDVAVLVTPADTPEVASAVLAGLPGEVPAAVLVYGSSDAVEGLRRRIRQPVTLVGNGTLLQPGRVYLNPPQMVLEVRPGGRCAVTPPEGELSSERPLDRLLLSLAESCGRRALAVLLAGPGRDGGLGARALRAVGATVLVGHPATADLADLLTARHVPPPPDATLVSEALPRALFESLDEGVCLFERLPLRPDGRRDYRSLAMNPAMRAMFGVPDLSGQSIRDTFPDEAEAWYDDYDRVLETGQPLRVERESAPQGKVLDMFVTRVEDGSGRRLLAVMRDVTGRRRAQAARQESEERFRLLVGATSDMIYRMSADWSEMYALEGKQILADTERPSRSWLEGYIPEGERAAVQAAIAEAIRTKTTFELEHRVIQADGTVGWTFSRAIPMLNGQGEIVEWFGAASDITARKRAEAALRESGDRLARALDAGEIGAWELDLLTLDAWRSPQHDRIFGYETLLSEWTYNLFLDHIVPEDRDWVDARFQEAIARRGRWDFECRIHRADGEVRWIMAQGRVDPGAAGGPGRMKGMVRDITGRKQAESLLRESEERQAFLLMLSDALRAEPDVDAVVNRALRLLAEQLRLDRCYVTTYRPEEDRADVSHQWGNARVPPLPDRFRLSDFPAATRMVSDQTMVTNDDFERPGLSEEERRNSRALGMRAFMAATLRGGEGRPLWSMVVSSASPRTWTPGEITLIEEVAERTWAAAERVRAEEDLRALNASLEERVEDRTRRLAAAAQHLERQNLELAARTRALEGFAGLTHALALETDPYALVRRVQETLLDLLPPAHTGYFVLDLGLWRMRSEAGELHNGALRAQLMAGIPRESPGPFVPWSTRQPEYQDAFTPGPDALGEASGHIRTAAGLPILLGGEVAGVLSVGLFGARPWQPVDKIVLETAAQHLELALERAEAVRALAEEREALAAFARFTELAADTSDVETLARHAAEVLLTALNIRSAVYFEREEGLWKALHVSGALTAGLAHRLHEGLPGSTPSFAQPAERREPMFFEPWDAAADGLPDVDPYQAVARYPLFPPDHAAGILGMARTDTPVWTAREKAVFRAVGNSFRLALERAARTQQIERQHERLADLNAELGNVITRTAHTLEAPARRLGHLLDPGRPLDSEALDTLPSYDPAALHDEVTRLRGIAQDLRQLARLEQREVTKDLFPLGELFEQVRAQVSTTPRGAQVHWLVSSLPIVRGDRALLRQALEVLMTFTLSETRGAQYVTVGSREVEGEVQVTVEDDGIGLTGEEAATLFDLAVRTDQAAPVLEGSGLSQVRRILARHGGWAWAEAQRTSGKVVLAFPRDEAVHELEALFRQDKPGR, encoded by the coding sequence ATGCCTTCACCCTCTGATCCCCCTCCGGCGCCCTTTGACGTGGCGGTGCTGGTCACCCCCGCCGACACGCCGGAGGTGGCCTCGGCGGTGCTGGCCGGGCTCCCCGGCGAGGTGCCCGCTGCGGTGCTGGTGTACGGGTCCAGCGACGCGGTGGAGGGGTTGCGCCGCCGCATCCGGCAGCCGGTGACCCTAGTCGGGAACGGCACCCTGCTCCAACCGGGCCGCGTCTACCTCAACCCGCCGCAGATGGTTCTGGAGGTGCGGCCGGGGGGGCGATGTGCCGTCACGCCGCCGGAGGGTGAGCTGTCCTCGGAACGCCCGCTGGACCGGCTGCTGCTGTCGCTGGCGGAAAGCTGCGGTCGGCGGGCGCTGGCGGTCCTTCTGGCCGGTCCGGGGCGCGACGGGGGGCTGGGCGCGCGTGCCCTGCGTGCCGTGGGCGCAACCGTGCTGGTGGGGCACCCGGCCACCGCAGACCTCGCCGACCTGCTGACAGCCAGGCATGTCCCGCCGCCGCCGGACGCGACCCTCGTCTCGGAAGCCCTGCCCCGCGCGCTGTTCGAGTCGCTCGACGAGGGCGTTTGTCTGTTCGAGCGCCTGCCCCTGAGGCCCGACGGGCGCCGCGACTACCGCTCCCTCGCCATGAATCCGGCGATGCGGGCGATGTTCGGCGTTCCCGACCTCAGCGGGCAGTCCATCCGCGACACCTTCCCCGACGAGGCCGAGGCCTGGTACGACGACTACGACCGGGTGCTGGAAACCGGCCAGCCCCTGCGCGTCGAGCGCGAGTCCGCGCCGCAGGGCAAGGTGCTCGACATGTTCGTGACGCGCGTGGAGGACGGTTCAGGAAGGCGATTGCTGGCCGTCATGCGGGACGTGACCGGGCGCCGCCGGGCGCAGGCCGCGCGGCAGGAGAGCGAGGAGCGCTTCCGGCTGCTGGTGGGTGCCACCTCGGACATGATCTACCGGATGAGCGCGGACTGGAGCGAGATGTACGCGCTGGAGGGCAAGCAGATCCTCGCCGACACCGAGCGGCCGAGCCGGAGCTGGCTCGAGGGCTATATTCCCGAGGGGGAGCGGGCCGCCGTCCAGGCTGCCATCGCCGAGGCCATCCGGACCAAGACGACGTTCGAATTGGAACACCGGGTCATTCAGGCGGACGGCACGGTGGGCTGGACCTTCTCGCGGGCGATTCCGATGCTGAACGGGCAGGGCGAGATCGTGGAATGGTTCGGGGCGGCGAGCGACATCACCGCCCGCAAGCGGGCCGAGGCGGCGCTGCGCGAGAGTGGGGACCGGCTGGCCCGGGCCCTGGACGCGGGCGAGATCGGCGCGTGGGAACTGGACCTCCTCACGCTGGACGCCTGGCGCTCGCCGCAGCACGACCGCATCTTCGGCTACGAGACGCTGCTTTCCGAGTGGACCTACAACCTGTTTCTGGACCACATCGTCCCCGAGGACCGCGACTGGGTGGACGCCCGCTTCCAGGAGGCCATCGCCCGGCGCGGGCGCTGGGACTTCGAGTGCCGCATCCACCGCGCAGACGGGGAGGTGCGCTGGATCATGGCACAGGGTCGGGTGGATCCCGGCGCGGCGGGCGGGCCTGGGCGCATGAAGGGCATGGTGCGCGACATCACCGGGCGCAAGCAGGCCGAGAGCCTCCTGCGCGAGAGCGAGGAGCGGCAGGCATTCCTGTTGATGCTTTCGGACGCGCTGCGGGCCGAACCCGACGTGGACGCGGTGGTGAACCGTGCGCTGCGCCTGCTGGCCGAACAGCTCCGGTTGGACCGCTGCTACGTCACCACCTACCGTCCGGAAGAGGACCGCGCCGACGTCTCCCATCAGTGGGGCAACGCGCGTGTGCCCCCGCTGCCTGACCGGTTTCGCCTGTCCGACTTTCCTGCGGCCACGCGGATGGTGTCGGACCAGACGATGGTCACCAACGACGACTTCGAGCGGCCGGGCCTGTCGGAGGAGGAGCGGCGTAACAGCCGGGCCCTCGGCATGCGGGCGTTCATGGCGGCCACGCTGCGCGGGGGCGAGGGCCGCCCGCTGTGGTCCATGGTCGTCAGCTCGGCTAGCCCCCGAACCTGGACGCCGGGGGAAATCACATTGATCGAGGAGGTGGCCGAGCGCACCTGGGCCGCCGCCGAGCGGGTCCGCGCCGAGGAGGACTTGCGCGCGCTGAACGCCTCCCTCGAAGAGCGGGTCGAGGACCGCACCCGCCGCCTGGCTGCGGCGGCGCAGCACCTGGAACGGCAGAACCTCGAACTCGCCGCACGCACCCGGGCGCTGGAGGGCTTCGCCGGGTTGACCCACGCCCTCGCGCTGGAGACCGACCCGTACGCCCTGGTGCGGCGCGTTCAGGAGACCCTGCTGGACCTGCTGCCCCCGGCCCACACGGGGTACTTCGTGCTGGACTTAGGGCTCTGGCGCATGCGCTCGGAGGCAGGTGAGCTGCACAACGGCGCGCTGCGGGCGCAGTTGATGGCAGGCATTCCCCGCGAGAGTCCCGGCCCCTTCGTCCCCTGGTCCACCCGGCAGCCGGAGTACCAGGACGCCTTCACGCCGGGACCGGACGCGCTGGGCGAGGCGTCCGGGCATATCCGCACGGCGGCTGGCCTGCCCATCCTGTTGGGCGGCGAGGTGGCCGGGGTGCTGTCGGTCGGGCTGTTCGGGGCGCGGCCCTGGCAGCCGGTCGACAAGATCGTGCTGGAAACGGCGGCGCAGCACCTGGAGCTGGCCCTGGAGCGGGCGGAGGCGGTGCGCGCCCTGGCCGAGGAACGCGAGGCGTTGGCCGCCTTCGCCCGTTTCACCGAGCTGGCGGCGGACACCAGCGACGTGGAGACCCTCGCGCGGCACGCGGCGGAGGTGCTGCTCACCGCCCTGAACATCCGCAGCGCGGTGTATTTCGAGCGGGAGGAGGGCCTGTGGAAAGCGCTGCACGTCTCCGGGGCGCTGACCGCCGGACTGGCACACCGCCTGCATGAGGGCCTCCCGGGCAGCACCCCCAGCTTTGCCCAACCCGCCGAGCGCCGGGAGCCGATGTTCTTCGAGCCCTGGGACGCCGCCGCGGACGGCCTGCCGGATGTGGACCCGTATCAGGCGGTGGCCCGGTATCCCCTCTTCCCGCCCGATCATGCCGCAGGCATCCTGGGCATGGCCCGCACCGACACCCCGGTCTGGACCGCGCGGGAAAAGGCGGTGTTCCGCGCGGTGGGGAACAGTTTCCGCCTCGCCCTGGAACGCGCGGCGAGAACGCAGCAGATCGAGCGGCAACACGAACGCCTAGCCGACCTGAACGCCGAACTGGGCAACGTGATCACCCGCACGGCCCACACCCTGGAAGCCCCCGCCCGGCGGCTGGGCCACCTGCTGGACCCCGGACGGCCCCTCGATTCGGAGGCCCTGGACACTCTGCCCTCCTATGACCCGGCGGCGCTGCACGACGAGGTGACGCGGCTCCGGGGGATCGCCCAGGACCTGCGGCAACTCGCCCGGCTGGAACAGCGGGAGGTGACAAAAGACCTCTTTCCCTTGGGGGAACTGTTCGAGCAGGTGCGGGCGCAGGTGTCCACCACGCCGCGCGGCGCCCAGGTGCACTGGTTGGTCTCCTCCCTCCCCATCGTGCGGGGGGACCGGGCCTTGCTGCGGCAGGCCCTGGAGGTGCTGATGACCTTTACCCTGAGTGAGACGCGGGGGGCGCAGTACGTGACGGTGGGCAGCCGGGAGGTGGAAGGCGAGGTGCAGGTCACGGTCGAGGACGACGGCATCGGGCTGACCGGAGAGGAGGCCGCGACCCTCTTCGACCTGGCCGTGCGGACCGACCAGGCGGCGCCCGTCCTGGAGGGAAGCGGCCTGAGCCAGGTGCGGCGCATCCTGGCCCGCCACGGCGGCTGGGCCTGGGCCGAGGCGCAGCGCACCAGCGGCAAGGTCGTCCTGGCCTTTCCCCGGGACGAAGCCGTGCATGAACTTGAAGCCCTCTTCCGTCAGGACAAGCCCGGACGGTAA
- a CDS encoding DHA2 family efflux MFS transporter permease subunit, translated as MTPDAPDLAPGDRRVLLILLVATFVVILNETVLNVALPRLMADLRVSAGTAQWLSTAFMLTMATVIPVTGFLLQRLSTRTVFFAAMTLFCAGTAVAAAAPGFAVLLLGRVVQASGTAIMLPLLMTTVLTLVPPARRGAVMGGLSTVISVAPAVGPALSGLILQVFLWRLLFVGVLPVALAALAYGARTLKDVGTPGRPALDVLSVPLSALGFGGLVYALSRLGEGLGDPAVWGPLLVGTLALAAFLTRQMGLARTGAPLLDLRAFRFPQFSLGVGLMCIAMAALFGGLLLLPLYLQNLRGLSTLQTGLLLLPGGLLMGLLAPGVGRAYDRIGPRPLVVPGTLLMAGVLFGLGRIGADTPIAALLALHLALSAGLALLFTPVFTSSLSPLPPHLYSHGSALLSTLQQVAGAAGTALLVTLMTGRAATLAAQGQGAEAAQIGGLHLAFTVSAALAAVAVGLALFLRGGAPAPHAAPADTAPQPGD; from the coding sequence ATGACCCCTGACGCCCCCGACCTCGCCCCGGGTGACCGCCGCGTCCTCCTGATCCTGCTCGTCGCCACCTTCGTGGTGATCCTCAACGAGACGGTCCTGAACGTGGCCCTGCCGCGTCTGATGGCCGACTTGCGGGTCTCGGCGGGCACGGCGCAGTGGCTCTCGACGGCCTTCATGCTCACGATGGCGACGGTCATTCCGGTCACGGGCTTTCTCTTGCAGCGCCTGAGCACCCGCACAGTCTTTTTTGCCGCCATGACGCTCTTCTGCGCGGGCACGGCGGTGGCGGCGGCGGCGCCTGGCTTCGCCGTGCTGCTGCTGGGGCGGGTGGTGCAGGCCTCGGGCACGGCGATCATGCTGCCGCTGTTGATGACCACAGTGCTGACCCTGGTGCCCCCGGCGCGGCGCGGCGCCGTGATGGGTGGCCTGAGCACCGTGATCTCGGTCGCGCCAGCGGTCGGGCCCGCCCTGTCGGGGCTGATTCTCCAGGTCTTTTTGTGGCGGCTGCTGTTCGTGGGCGTGCTGCCGGTGGCCCTGGCGGCGCTGGCCTACGGGGCGCGGACCCTGAAGGACGTGGGCACGCCGGGGCGCCCGGCGCTGGACGTGCTGTCGGTGCCGCTCTCGGCGCTGGGGTTCGGCGGGCTGGTGTACGCGCTGAGCCGCCTCGGGGAGGGGCTGGGCGACCCGGCCGTGTGGGGGCCGCTGCTGGTGGGCACGCTGGCCCTCGCCGCCTTCCTGACGCGGCAGATGGGGCTGGCCCGCACGGGAGCGCCGCTGCTGGATCTGCGCGCCTTCCGCTTTCCGCAGTTCTCGCTGGGCGTGGGGCTGATGTGCATTGCAATGGCGGCCCTCTTCGGCGGGCTGCTCCTGCTGCCCCTCTACCTCCAGAACCTGCGCGGCCTGAGCACCCTCCAGACTGGCCTCCTGCTGCTGCCCGGCGGGCTGCTGATGGGCCTGCTGGCCCCGGGTGTCGGGCGGGCGTATGACCGCATCGGTCCGCGACCGCTGGTGGTGCCGGGCACGCTGCTGATGGCGGGCGTCCTCTTCGGGCTGGGGCGCATCGGGGCCGACACGCCGATTGCGGCGCTGCTGGCGCTGCACCTCGCCCTCAGTGCCGGGCTGGCGCTGCTGTTCACGCCGGTCTTTACCAGCAGCTTGTCGCCGCTGCCGCCGCACCTCTACTCGCACGGCAGCGCCCTGCTGAGCACCCTGCAACAGGTCGCGGGCGCGGCCGGCACCGCGTTGCTCGTCACCCTGATGACCGGCCGCGCGGCGACGCTCGCGGCGCAGGGTCAAGGGGCCGAGGCCGCCCAAATCGGCGGCCTGCACCTCGCCTTCACGGTCTCGGCGGCGCTGGCCGCCGTCGCCGTGGGCCTCGCCCTCTTCCTGCGCGGCGGCGCCCCCGCCCCACACGCGGCCCCAGCCGACACCGCGCCGCAGCCGGGCGACTGA
- a CDS encoding MATE family efflux transporter produces the protein MPGTSPSAPSTTAPQGSTRELLRLAGPLMLSNLAYTGVGFTDTLLMGRLGVLEVGAVGFANICLLTLVLLFRGSLNTAATFVARALGAGDGAGVRRWASVFLGCALVGFPLALVGPWLLDGLLTLLRPDPSITAVTRTYALIRLWELPALLLGSAATAVMVGLGNTRTPMLLAWLVMAVNAALAVLFLFGFGWGVAGAAWASVIAVSLQGGLALLLLGRLHGPRFGRLRPARPTRAELGSLTRVSLPAGVTELAEVGAFTAFQGIISRLGPTELAASQIANQLGSLGFLPAFALAAATGSLLSRALGAGRPDLAARIGWRGTGLAAAFMGVLGLLFLALPHPLIGLFNRSPEVLSLGTRVLGVMAAYQILDGVAIVLGGALGGAGDTRFRLLVTLTGAWLVMVLGASWLAPRSGVTGAWGAALLFIAFAAVAYALRFASGRWRRARL, from the coding sequence GTGCCGGGCACCTCCCCTTCCGCCCCTTCCACGACGGCGCCCCAGGGCAGCACCCGCGAGCTGCTGAGGCTCGCCGGACCGCTCATGCTCTCCAACCTCGCCTACACGGGGGTGGGGTTCACCGATACCCTGCTGATGGGCCGCCTGGGGGTCCTCGAGGTAGGCGCGGTGGGCTTTGCCAACATCTGCCTGCTCACGCTCGTGCTGCTGTTCCGGGGCAGCCTGAACACCGCCGCCACCTTCGTGGCGCGCGCCCTGGGCGCGGGCGACGGGGCGGGCGTGCGGCGCTGGGCGAGCGTCTTTCTGGGCTGCGCGCTGGTGGGCTTCCCGCTGGCGCTGGTCGGCCCCTGGCTGCTCGACGGCCTGCTGACCCTGCTGCGGCCCGACCCCAGCATCACGGCCGTCACCCGCACCTACGCGCTGATCCGGCTGTGGGAACTGCCCGCCCTGCTGCTGGGCAGCGCCGCGACCGCCGTGATGGTGGGCCTGGGCAACACCCGCACGCCCATGCTGCTGGCCTGGCTGGTCATGGCCGTCAATGCCGCTCTGGCCGTGCTGTTTCTCTTCGGCTTCGGCTGGGGGGTGGCGGGCGCGGCCTGGGCTTCGGTGATCGCCGTCTCGCTTCAGGGGGGGCTGGCGCTGCTGCTGCTGGGGCGCCTGCACGGCCCGCGCTTCGGGCGCCTGCGGCCCGCGCGCCCCACCCGCGCCGAGCTGGGCAGCCTCACCCGCGTCAGCCTGCCCGCGGGCGTCACCGAGCTGGCCGAGGTGGGCGCCTTTACCGCCTTTCAGGGCATCATCTCGCGGCTGGGACCCACCGAACTCGCCGCCTCGCAGATCGCCAACCAGCTGGGCAGCCTGGGCTTTTTGCCCGCCTTCGCGCTGGCGGCCGCCACCGGCAGCCTGCTCTCGCGGGCGCTGGGCGCGGGTCGCCCGGACCTCGCCGCCCGCATCGGCTGGCGGGGCACCGGGCTGGCCGCCGCCTTCATGGGGGTGCTGGGCCTGCTGTTTCTGGCCCTCCCCCACCCGCTGATCGGCCTGTTCAACCGCAGTCCGGAGGTGCTGAGCCTGGGCACCCGCGTGCTGGGCGTGATGGCCGCCTACCAGATTCTCGACGGGGTCGCCATCGTGCTGGGCGGGGCGCTGGGCGGTGCGGGCGACACCCGCTTCCGGCTGCTCGTGACCCTGACGGGCGCGTGGCTGGTCATGGTGCTGGGGGCGTCGTGGCTGGCCCCCCGCTCCGGCGTGACCGGGGCCTGGGGGGCGGCGCTGCTGTTCATCGCCTTCGCCGCCGTGGCCTACGCCCTGCGCTTCGCGTCCGGCCGCTGGCGCCGGGCGCGGCTCTGA
- a CDS encoding sensor histidine kinase has translation MSHLPSTPPTQAQTSPTLEARLQALEAQVLHLQAALTQAQTLFQDSPGTAFLLDKQGRILDVNMRGAALLGSSREALLGRSLTPSLGAPVAALLARVFEGRGRQTGEAQVLTPGGERLEVALEAVLHVREGEPPCGHLTLTDVTAFKLAHRALWETQQAQETQLQHQALKLRQLQEEFEQVVLASGRELHHVLTRAQSFLALAREHPQTPRYLLHTGEAVGQTRDLLDSLKVYMQLRFLRARTRRVDLGRVLREVLKDAQDQTAGRDVWVTSAPLPTVSGDSQVLQIILHEYLHNALKFTRTRPQARLRVLVEEAETEYRIGVEDNGVGFNVRYKDRAFELFGRLHASGEYEGTGLGLAVVRRLCERFGGRAWGEGKVDQGATFWFAWPKVPAER, from the coding sequence ATGAGCCATTTACCCTCCACGCCACCGACGCAGGCGCAAACGTCTCCCACCCTGGAAGCCCGGCTCCAGGCCCTCGAGGCCCAGGTCCTGCACCTCCAGGCGGCCCTGACCCAGGCGCAGACGCTCTTTCAGGACAGCCCCGGGACAGCCTTTTTGCTCGACAAGCAGGGCCGCATCCTGGACGTGAACATGCGGGGGGCCGCGCTGCTGGGGTCCTCCCGGGAGGCGCTGCTGGGCCGCAGCCTCACCCCGTCCCTGGGTGCCCCCGTCGCCGCGTTGCTGGCGCGCGTTTTTGAAGGTCGCGGACGGCAGACGGGGGAAGCCCAAGTCCTGACGCCGGGCGGCGAGCGGCTGGAGGTGGCCCTGGAAGCGGTTCTCCACGTCCGCGAGGGTGAGCCGCCTTGTGGTCACCTCACGCTGACGGACGTGACGGCCTTCAAGCTGGCCCACCGCGCCCTGTGGGAAACCCAGCAGGCCCAGGAGACGCAGCTTCAGCATCAGGCCCTCAAGCTCCGGCAGCTTCAGGAGGAGTTCGAGCAGGTCGTGCTCGCGTCCGGCAGAGAACTGCATCATGTGCTCACCCGGGCGCAGAGTTTTCTGGCGCTCGCGCGGGAGCACCCGCAGACGCCCAGGTACCTGCTGCACACCGGGGAAGCGGTGGGGCAGACCAGGGACTTGCTCGATTCCTTGAAGGTGTACATGCAGCTGCGCTTCCTGCGCGCCCGGACGCGGCGGGTGGACCTGGGGCGGGTGCTGCGCGAGGTGCTCAAGGACGCGCAGGACCAAACGGCGGGCCGCGACGTTTGGGTCACGAGTGCGCCCCTGCCGACCGTGTCTGGAGACAGCCAGGTCCTCCAGATCATCCTGCACGAGTACCTGCACAACGCGCTCAAGTTCACCCGGACGCGGCCTCAGGCTCGCCTGCGGGTGCTGGTGGAGGAGGCCGAAACCGAGTACCGCATCGGGGTGGAGGACAACGGGGTGGGCTTCAACGTGCGCTACAAGGACCGGGCCTTCGAGCTGTTCGGCCGGTTGCACGCCTCGGGGGAGTATGAGGGCACGGGCCTGGGGCTGGCGGTGGTGCGGCGGCTGTGCGAGCGCTTCGGGGGCCGCGCCTGGGGAGAAGGGAAGGTGGACCAGGGCGCCACCTTCTGGTTCGCCTGGCCCAAGGTCCCAGCGGAGAGATGA
- a CDS encoding dihydrofolate reductase family protein — MPPLIVSNFVTLDGCYEDRSRTLVPLFEHQHPDYHGDDGFDHYNLKLLQEAGTLLLAGRTSYLGNKAYWAGVPGDPAATDVRRAFARRMAQIGKVIVSDQLTSDDLHPWADTTRLVRIADAPRAVADLKRQPGGPILVLLSRVLWNDLLTRGLVDELHLTTFRHALTGRVAPHLLIRQLRHCSSAFDTPALTHQALM; from the coding sequence ATGCCCCCCCTGATCGTCAGCAACTTCGTCACCCTGGACGGCTGTTACGAGGACCGCAGCCGCACCCTCGTGCCCCTTTTCGAGCACCAGCACCCCGACTACCATGGCGACGACGGGTTCGACCATTACAACCTGAAGCTGCTTCAGGAGGCGGGCACACTGCTTCTCGCCGGGCGCACCTCGTACCTGGGGAACAAGGCCTACTGGGCGGGCGTGCCCGGTGACCCTGCCGCCACCGATGTCCGCCGCGCCTTTGCCCGCCGCATGGCGCAGATCGGGAAGGTGATCGTTTCCGATCAGCTGACCTCGGACGACCTGCACCCGTGGGCCGACACCACGCGCCTTGTGCGGATCGCGGACGCGCCGAGAGCGGTGGCCGACCTCAAGCGGCAGCCGGGCGGCCCCATCCTCGTGCTGCTGAGCCGCGTGCTGTGGAACGACCTGCTGACGCGCGGCCTGGTGGACGAACTGCACCTGACGACCTTCCGACACGCGCTCACAGGTCGGGTCGCTCCCCACCTCCTGATCCGACAACTTCGCCACTGTTCTTCAGCCTTTGACACACCAGCTTTGACACACCAGGCCTTAATGTGA
- a CDS encoding PfkB family carbohydrate kinase: protein MKLGADGAVAARQTGGLEWARAPRVTMVDTVGAGDTLNAAYLHAVLEGHDLRSCLNFGVQIAPQAVSSTDRHALPPFLKSV from the coding sequence GTGAAGTTGGGTGCTGACGGCGCTGTCGCCGCGCGGCAGACCGGGGGGCTGGAGTGGGCCAGGGCGCCGCGGGTCACCATGGTGGACACGGTGGGCGCCGGGGACACCTTGAATGCAGCCTACCTGCATGCCGTCCTGGAGGGTCACGATCTGCGCTCCTGCCTGAACTTTGGAGTTCAGATCGCCCCGCAGGCCGTCTCCTCCACGGACCGCCACGCCCTGCCGCCCTTCTTGAAATCCGTGTGA